The Halobacteria archaeon AArc-dxtr1 region ACGCGATCGTGATGCTCGACCGGGAGGGAACCGTCGTGAGCTGGAACGAAGGGGCGGCGCGGATCAACGGCTACGACACCGAGGAGATCCTCGGAGCGCCCGTTTCGACGTTCTACACCGACGACGACCGAGAAGCCGGAGTTCCGGAGAGTCACCTCGCACAAGCGAGAGAGACCGGCTCCATCGAAACCGAAAGCTGGCGCGTCCGCGCAGACGGCTCGACGTTCTGGGCGAACGTAACGATCACGGCGATTCGCGACGACGGCGAGCTCCAGGGGTACGCGACGGTTACACGCGATATGACTGAGCGACGGGAGCGAGAGCGGCAACTGAAACACGAGCGAGATCTGACCGAGCGACTCCTGGAGACGGCACCGGTCGGCATCGCGGTCGTCGATCCGGACGGGACGACCGACCGAGTCAACGAGCGGATGGTGGAGCTACTGGGCGATCGCACCCCGGACGCACAGACGACTGCCACGAACACCGGAGCGGCGTTCGACGGAGCTGATGACGTGCTTCCGATCGAGGACTGGCCCGCGGAACAGGTGTTCGAAAACGGTGTGTCGCTACACGACCACGAGATGCTGGCAGCGGGAGCGGCTGGGGCCAAACGGTGGCTGTCGATAAACGCTGTGCCGATCGACGACGACGAGCAGAATCCGACCCAGGCCGTCGTCACTGCAACCGATATCACCGATCTGAAAGCGCTTGCAGACCGGCGTAAACGAGCACTCAGAGAGCGAGAGAAGGAGTTTACCGCCGTTCAGATGGCGACGAACCTGCTCGAGAACGGCGACCGACCGGTCGACGACCTCTTGACTGAGTTCGCCAGACGGCTCGCCCAGTCGTTTCAGTACGCAGATCACACCGGCGTGCGGATCGCCGTCGACGACCACGAGGTGACGATCGGCGGGTACGAGGCGATCGATCGCCACATCACAGCCCGCACCACAACGAGCAACGGAACGCCGATCGCGGTTGCAGCCGTCGTCCACGAGAGTCCCCTGACGTCGGGAGAAGAGCCATTTCTCGACGAGGAACAGGAGCTGGTCGAGACGTTTGCGAGGCTCGTGAAATTTCACTTCGAGCAGCGAGAGTACATCGAACAGTTAAGGGAGGAGACGAAACGCCTCGAACAGTTCGCCTACGCCGCCTCCCACGACCTCCAGGAGCCCCTGCGGATGATCTCGAGTTATCTCCAGCTCATCGAGACGCGCTACGCCGAGACGCTCGACGACGAGGGCCGTGAGTTTCTCGAGTTCGCGGTCGACGGCGCCGAGCGCATGCGGGCAATGGTCGACGGACTCCTCCAGTACTCCCGGATCGAAACGCAGGGTTCGCCGCTCGAACCGATCGACCTGAACGCCGTCCTCGACGATGTTCGGTCGGATCTCGAGGTGAAAATTGCGGAGAGTGGCGCCGAGGTGACCGCAGATTCCCTCCCAACTGTCGCGGGCGACGCCAGCCAGCTCCGGCAAGTGTTCCAAAATCTCCTCGAGAACGCGATCGAGTACAGCACCGACGAGCCACGAATTCACATCTCGGCCGAGCGCGATGACGAACGGTGGATGCTCTCGGTCAGTGACGACGGAATCGGCATCGCCCCCGACGACGTAGAACGGATCTTCGAGGTGTTCGAGCGCCTGCATACCCGCGAGGAGTACTCCGGGACGGGGATCGGGCTCGCACTCTGCCAGCGGATCGTCGAGCGCCACGGCGGCGAGATCTGGATCGACTCAGAACCCGGCGAGGGGACGACGGTCTCGTTTACCCTCCCACCAGCCGGGGATACCTAACGGTACCGAGCGCGAGAACCGACCCGCTCAGAGCGCCCGGTCGTGCTCGCTCTCGAAGTCCCGGGCCTGTCGGTACTCCTCGACGAACGCCGAGACGTCGAACTCGAGCATGTGGGATTCGAACTCCGAAAGTGCATCGTCGTCGTCGGCGTGACTCATCGCGTGTTCCATGAGTTCCACGACGAGTTCCACGACGATTTCGTGGAGCCGTCGCGCCTCGAAGTCTGTGACCCAGAGCAGCGTGTAGCCGACGCTCCCGTCGTCGGCGGCGTCGTAGACGGCGACGGCCTCCGGAAACTCCTCCATAGCGACCCCCATCAGGTGTGGGGTGCCGAAGGCGTCGAACTCGTCGTCAGTCTCGATCGTCTCCCGTAAGACGTCGACGAACGACTCGGGGAAAAAGCGCGACGGCGGGTGGACGTCGGTGACGACGGCGTGCGTCTGGCCACAGGAACAGCGGTACTCGCGCATCCCGAGGTCGACGTCGTGTGGATCGATCGTCGTACCGCAGGGAAGGTCCAGCTCGTCTCGATCGCCGGGGACGCGGGGCGCTGCCATCGCCAGACGATCCGCACGCTGTGACAATAAGGGCGGCGCCTCAGCGAGGGTGGCGTGTTGGATCTTAGTGTTCGACGTCGACCTCGAACCGGGCGCCGCCGTCACGTCCAGCCGTTACCTCGACCGTCCAGCCGTGGGCGTCGACGACGCGCTCGACGATAGAGAGCCCGAGACCGGTGCCACCGCCGCTCGTATACCCCTCTTCGAAGACGGTTATCCGGTCGGACTCGGAAATTCCCGGACCGTCGTCTTCGACGGCGAAGCCGCAGTCGGTTTCGACCACGGCGACTGTCACCGCGTCACCAGCGTGTTCGGCGGCGTTTCTGTAGAGGTTCTCGAACACCTGCTGCAGCCGCCCGCGGTCGCCCTCGACGGTCAGATCGACATTGGTTTCGAGTGTTGCGTTGCCCGTATCGACGCCATCCCAGGTTGCCCGAGCCAGCTCGCCGACCGAAACCGGCTCACACCCACCCAAATCCGTCCCGGCTTCGGCGAGCGTCAGCAGGTCGTCGAGCATCCAGCGGATGCGATCCGTCGCCGACTCGACGTTCGCGAGGTGCTCGAGATCTCCAGTCTGCCGGGCGAGTTCCGTGTAGCCTTCGATGATGTTCAGCGGGTTCGTGATATCGTGACGGAGAACCGACGTGAACCGTTCTAATCGCTCGTTTTGGCGCTCGAGTTCCCTGCGTCGGGCCTCTCGCCGCAGCGTGTGGCCGACGAGTTCGCCGACGGTCCGTACCTCGCGTCTGACCAGCGTCGGCCAGCCCCGGTCGGATCGGCGGTAGACGGCGATGACGTGTTCTAGCTGCCAGTCGATGACGACCGGGGCGGCGAAAAACGCGCCGATATCGTGTGCCTCGAGAGACTCAGACGCGACGTGGCTCTCTCCGTCGGTGCGGGCGTCCGAGAGGGGCGAGCCCCGGTCGCTGCCGGAGTCGTTACAGTCGGGGACGGCATAGTTCTCGAACGAGGAGAGCGTCTCGAACCCCGGGAAATCGTCGGTGTCGATCGCGTCGTCGAACGCTGCCGTCTCCGCTGCGGCCCAGCCGTGCGTCGGGACCAGCGTCTCGTCGTCGACCCGGTAGAGCTGACACGCCTCGGCGTCCAGTTCGGTCGCGATCACGCGAAGCCCCCACCGAATCTTGGTGTCGATCTCGTCGGGTGCGGCGCTCATGAGCGAGCCGGCGACATCGAGAACAGTGTCGGCGATATCGTCGATCGCGGACTCGTAGGCGGTATCGAGGGCGTAAGAAAGGGTCTCGAGGGCGCGTGCGTCCGGCCGCTCGGATCGGAAGACAACGTCGTGGACATCCGCCCGGATTGCGCCAACAAACGTCTCCGGGTCCCGCGAAGCGGTGAACAGGACGACCGGGGTCTCAGATCCCAGTTCCGCCGCGAGATCTCCGTCGACGACCGGTTCGAGCGCTGTCGAAACGACACAGTTGACGGGCTGATGGGAGACTGTCCCGTCCGGCGGGATCGCACGCACCGAGTACGGCGGCGAGATGGACGCCGCGACGGATTCGCGGCGATCGGAGTTCGGGTCGACGTAGAGGACGGTGAAGTGCGATCGATCGCCACGCGTAACAGAACTCGCCTGCTGATCCGGATAGGTGGTCATTGAAACCGCTCAGGTACGCTCTGGGGTTTAGAGAGCACGCTAATAAATCCGTTGTGAGTGACTAGTTCGAAATCGGACAGGGGCTACAGATCAGTGCCGTTGAATCGGTAGTAACCGACCGCAAGTGAGGCAAGTAGCCACAGCGCCAGGACGAGGATGCCGACTTCGGGGTTCGTGTAGAACGGTTCGGCCTCGCCAGCCGTTACCTCGACGCCGGCGCCACCGGGGTCGGCAGCTGCGGTATCCGCGAGGTCCGGCAGCAGGGCGACAATCGTCGAGAAGTACGCTGACGACGGCGAAATCTGGGTTACGAGGAACACCCAGTCCGGGATCTGCGTTGGAAACGAAAACCCCTCCACGACGTAAAGGACGCCCATCGGGACCACGTCCCAGACGAGCTCGAAGACGACGAAAAAGCCAAGCGCCAGCGTCGTGGCTCGTGACGTCGACCCAGTTGTCGCGGAGATGCCGACGACGATAGCCGTGTAGACAGCAGCGAACGAGAGGGTCGCAAGCACGAAGACCAGTACCGCGAGGACGTCGACCTCGCCGAGCATGGCAGCGCCGAACCCGAGGCCGACGACGAGGCCACTGCCGAGTCCGAACGCGAGGACACCAGCCCTTCCGAGCACTTTGCCGAGGAAGACCTGCCCGCGCGTGGTCGGCAACGAGAGCAAGAGTTTGATGCTTCCGAGTTCCCGCTCACCGGCGAGTGACTTATAACAGACGACGATCGCCGCAACCGGAACGAACAGGCTGGTGAGCGCGACGGTAAAGAAGATCAGTCCGCCAAAGGTCGCCCCCGCCGGCGAGCCGAGCATCTCCGGAACTTCGACATAGGCATACGTCGAAATGAGCGATAAGACGACGAAAACAGCGACCAGTGCCCACAGTGCCCGCGACTGGACGGCATCTCGGAAGTCTTTCTTCGCGACGGTGAGCCACGTCATCTCCGGACCTCCTGGGCCTCGTTGGTGTAGCGAACGAACAGATCACCGAGAGAGGATTCGACGACGGAGAAGTCCTGGACCGAAGAGACGTCGTCGATAGCGTCTAACACGGCAAACTTCGAGACCCCGTCGACTGTGACCCGGAACCGGCCGTCATCAATCGAGGCGGTGCCAACACCGTTGACACTCCTGACCCGTTCGAGGACAGCTGCGTCGACGCGCTCGGTGGAAACGTACAACGTCTCCCCGGTTTCGGTCGCGTCGCGGAGGCCGTCGATCGTGTCGGTGGCGACGAGCCGTCCGCGATTGATAATCGCCACGCGGTCACAGACAGCTTCAACTTGCTCCATGATGTGGCTCGAGAAGAAGACGGTGGTCCCGCGGGCGTTCTCCTCGCGGATGATCTCGCGCATCTCGCGAGCACCGTTCGGATCGAGACCCGTCGAGGGCTCGTCTAAGACGAGCAGGTCGGGGTCGCCGACGAGTGCCATCGCGAGAACCAGCCGTTGGGCCATCCCTTTCGAGTAGCCACCGGCTTTTCGGTCGGCAGCGTCCGCGATCCGGACGCGTTCGAGCAGCGCCCCGGCATCGTCGTCGGCGCCTTTCATCTCGATCGCGAACTCGACGTGTTGACGGCCGGTGAGTCGATCGTAGACGTGGTAGGCGTCTGGAAGTACACCGGTACGACTGCGGACGGTCTCGCCCTCAGTCTGGGCGTCGTAACCCAGGACGGTGGCGGTGCCTGCGGTTGGGCGCGTAAAATCCAGTAAGATGTCGATCGTCGTGGACTTGCCGGCGCCGTTGGGGCCCAAAAAGCCGAAAATTTCGCCCTCCTCGACAGAGAGACTGAGATCGTCGACCGCGACGACATCGCCGAACCGTTTGGTCAGACCGTCGAGTTCAATCGCAGGCACAGTCAACCCTCCGTGACGAGACGACTAGGTGCTGGACGTCGAACAGCAGGTGCATGACCGCTCATGCTCGGGAGATTAAATAAATCCCGCGTACACGCATTCAGTGAGGCGAGCAACGGTTCGCTGGGCCAGTCGTCGCGGACCAGATCAGGGCCAGTCGTCGCGGGCCGGTTCGGGCTCGGGTTCGTCGGACGTGGCATCAGAAGCGAGGGTCCAGTCGGCGGCCTCGGCGGCGTCGTCGACGTGGAGGAACTCCCAGCCGAGATCGTCGGCCATCGCCTCGTCCTCGTCGGTGGTGCCGATGAAGACGTACCGCTCCGTGTCGAACTGATCTTTGACGCCGACGAGGCTCTCCTCGACACCCCGGGGACCGGAGAAGAAGTCCTGGCGGACCCGGTTCTTTCGCGTGAAGTTCGTCACGACGTAGGTGGGCTTCTCGGAGACGACCCCGACGTACGTCGTCCAGCTTCGCGCGTCCTCGAAGACGTGCTCGGGGGACGTCACCGCCTTCAGCGCCTCGAGTTCGAACGCCAGAGTCATGTCGCTACCGCCGTTCATACCCGGAAAAAGACGGGCGCGACGCAAAACGGCTTCGATACCGGGAATGAATCCGGGCCGTCGTCGGCAACGGCCGCGGCGACCGTGTTACTGCTCTTGAAGCGGCGCCAGATCGTCGGCGTCGACACGCTTCTCTAAAAGGACCTCGGCCTGATCGGCAACCGGACGCTGCTCACGCATCAGCTGCTTGAGCGTGCTCTGGGCGGAGAGGTCGCCGATGAGGACGCCACCGACGACCTTGCCGTCTTTGAACGCGATGCGTCGCCACTCGGTGTCGCTGTACTTGCGCTCGGCGTGCTCGTCGCCGAGCGTGGGGTGGCCAAAGGAGAGAAACGGGAAATCGAAGTGGGTGATCGAGTACGAGGAGACCCACTCGAAGGCCTCGTCCTCGTCGTCGGCGGCCATGTTGACGGCGGCGACCCGACCCTGCTCTTTCGCCGAGCCCCAGGAGCCGTTCTGGGCCTGCTCGCCGAGCAACACGTCGTAGAAGCGGGTGATGTCGCCGGCCGCGTAGACGTCCTCGAGGTTGGTCTGCATGAACTCGTCGACGACGATACCGCTTTCCTGTTCGATACCGGTCCCGTGGAGGAACTCGGTGTTGAACGTGAGGCCGATGGCGACGCCGGCGAAGTCACAGGGGTAGCGCTCGCCGTTGGGGTCGACCGCGGCCGTGACCGCGCCGTCGTCGTCGACTTCGAACTCGGAAACGCCGCTGTCGAAGACCGGCTCAACGCCGACGTCGCGCATTCCCTCGTGCATGATCTCGGCGCCGTCAGCAGAGAGCGCGTAGCGCCACCAGCGGTCACCGCGCATCAGGTACTTACCGGAAACGCCCTGAGAACCGCAGACAGCCGCAAAGTCGATACCGAGAAGCCCGGCGCCGACGATAGCCGCCTCCTCGGCGGCCTCGGCGCTCTCGCGGATCCTGCGAGCATCCTGGAAGGTCCAGAAGTGGTGGACGCCCTCGGCGTCGCTGTTGGGGACAGGCAGCTGCGTCGGCGTCCCGCCGGTCGCGACCAGCAGCTTGTCATAGGAGATGTCCTCGCCGTCGTGGATTCGCAGCTGCTTCGCGTCAGGGTCGACGGTCGCCACGTGGGTGTTGAGTTGGAGGTCGATATCTCGTTCGTCGTACCACTCCTCGTCGTGGATCGAAATCGGCGCTTCGGGGAGCTTCCCCTTCGCGTGTTCTTTGATCAGGATGCGGTTATAGAGTGGCTCCCCTTCATCGGTGATAACGGTGATCGTCGCCTCCGGATCCTCTTCCCGGAGCGTTTCGGCCGCGGAACTCCCCGCGATACCGTCACCGATGATCACGTAGTCGGTCATATACGGCAAGGTTTGTAACGAGGGGTAAAGTGGGTTGCTATCCCGTTCAGCGTTCCGTGTGTGAACCTACACTTTGCGACGGTCGAACCCCTCATTACCCTCGCGTTCATACCTGCAAGTATGAAGATTAGACAGAACGCGCGCCACGTCGCTTCACGGAAGGCTCTCGAGACACCAGGGATCCGCTCGGTCGCGAAACGCGGGCTCGTCCGCTTACACACCCGTATCTTCAGCGGGAAGGCCGATCCCGAGCGGGTCGACGAGCGAACCGATCGCCTCGACGCGCTCTTCGGGGCGACTGTCGACACCTACCTCGCGGCGTTGCAGGCCGGCTACTCCGAGGCCGAAGCGCGAGAGATTACCCACATCCAGGCCAACTTCGACTTCTACAACCACGGCTGGACCGAGATGATGGAGATTCCGGTCGACGAACTCGAGGCCCACTACGACCGCCACGCCGACTTCTTCGATACCTGGGGGATCACGATCGCCGATCCGTTAGGCGAGTTCGAGCCAGCTGGCGGCCTTCCGGCCGCTCCCTCGACGCCCGAGCGCCTCGAGGATCCGGACCACCCCCACGCCGAGGGCGGGTTCGCCGACGACGTCTACGTCGAAGGGCCCGACGGCGAGCTGGTCGTGGGTGGGGACGCAGACGTGGGTGAGGCCGATATCTCCGAGGCGGTCGGCGTCGACGGAGCCGACGCAGACGACGAGCGCTGAGGGCACCGTGACGCAGCCGATTTTCGCGCGCTTCCAAGCGGCTAAGTAGCCGCGGCGACGCCGTTTCGACACCACGCCATGGCCCTGACCGCGAACGACCGATCGATCGCCGGCTTCACGATGGCTGGCCACGCGCTGGTCCACTGGTTCGAGACGTCGATCCCGATCCTGCTGGTCGTCTGGATCGCGCAGTTCGACGTCAGCGTCGCCGTCCTCGGGCTCGTCGTCGCACTCGGCTACGCCCCGTTCGGCCTCGGCGCGCTTCCCGGCGGGATCCTCGCAGACCGGTACGGAACGAAGCGACTCGTCTGCTGGAGTCTCGTCGGAATGAGTGTCGCGTTTCTCGCGCTCGCAGGCGCGGCCGTCGCCGACTCTATCTGGGCGATCGCCGTCGGTCTCGTCCTGTGGGGCGTCGCGGCCAGCGTCTACCACCCCGCGGGACTGTCGCTGATCAGCACCGGGGTGGAGGATCGAGGGACGGTCTTCGCCTGGCACGGCATCGCGGGCAACGCCGGCATCGCGCTGGGGCCGTTTGCCGCCGCGACGCTGCTGATCGTCGTCGGCTGGGACGCCTGGTACTACGTCCCGGCGCTGCTCGCGATACCCGGATTTCTCGCCGCGGCCTACGGCTTCGGCGCCGAGTTCGACCCGACCGCGGCCGTCGCGGACGGTGCGCTCGCGGCTGGCGAGGACGGAGCCGACGACCGGTTCTCGCTGCCCGACTTTCTGGCGGACTCCCGGACCCTGTTCGCGAGCGCGTTCGCGATCGTCTTCGTGAT contains the following coding sequences:
- a CDS encoding PAS domain S-box protein, with the translated sequence MSDRPTTSDGSSGTDASAASDRSRALAELVEGSLCELDASGRFVAVDEQLLTQTGYAREDLLGERLSAVSTNASQIEHALQSEKRVETGEQPTFEISLETADGGRVPCEVRLSHLASGGAIAVVREIDDRTAIGPSRESLSAAINEADVGVFVLDDEFNVAWANEAIERYFGVDRTEIVGRDKRTLISEQIRDRFADPDRFVDNVFSTYDDNTYVEQFECRVVGADDREEHWLEHRSKPIDTGRYAGGRIELYYDITERKKTERARAESERRFRSLLDAIGEYAIVMLDREGTVVSWNEGAARINGYDTEEILGAPVSTFYTDDDREAGVPESHLAQARETGSIETESWRVRADGSTFWANVTITAIRDDGELQGYATVTRDMTERRERERQLKHERDLTERLLETAPVGIAVVDPDGTTDRVNERMVELLGDRTPDAQTTATNTGAAFDGADDVLPIEDWPAEQVFENGVSLHDHEMLAAGAAGAKRWLSINAVPIDDDEQNPTQAVVTATDITDLKALADRRKRALREREKEFTAVQMATNLLENGDRPVDDLLTEFARRLAQSFQYADHTGVRIAVDDHEVTIGGYEAIDRHITARTTTSNGTPIAVAAVVHESPLTSGEEPFLDEEQELVETFARLVKFHFEQREYIEQLREETKRLEQFAYAASHDLQEPLRMISSYLQLIETRYAETLDDEGREFLEFAVDGAERMRAMVDGLLQYSRIETQGSPLEPIDLNAVLDDVRSDLEVKIAESGAEVTADSLPTVAGDASQLRQVFQNLLENAIEYSTDEPRIHISAERDDERWMLSVSDDGIGIAPDDVERIFEVFERLHTREEYSGTGIGLALCQRIVERHGGEIWIDSEPGEGTTVSFTLPPAGDT
- a CDS encoding DUF5815 family protein translates to MAAPRVPGDRDELDLPCGTTIDPHDVDLGMREYRCSCGQTHAVVTDVHPPSRFFPESFVDVLRETIETDDEFDAFGTPHLMGVAMEEFPEAVAVYDAADDGSVGYTLLWVTDFEARRLHEIVVELVVELMEHAMSHADDDDALSEFESHMLEFDVSAFVEEYRQARDFESEHDRAL
- a CDS encoding HAMP domain-containing histidine kinase; the encoded protein is MTTYPDQQASSVTRGDRSHFTVLYVDPNSDRRESVAASISPPYSVRAIPPDGTVSHQPVNCVVSTALEPVVDGDLAAELGSETPVVLFTASRDPETFVGAIRADVHDVVFRSERPDARALETLSYALDTAYESAIDDIADTVLDVAGSLMSAAPDEIDTKIRWGLRVIATELDAEACQLYRVDDETLVPTHGWAAAETAAFDDAIDTDDFPGFETLSSFENYAVPDCNDSGSDRGSPLSDARTDGESHVASESLEAHDIGAFFAAPVVIDWQLEHVIAVYRRSDRGWPTLVRREVRTVGELVGHTLRREARRRELERQNERLERFTSVLRHDITNPLNIIEGYTELARQTGDLEHLANVESATDRIRWMLDDLLTLAEAGTDLGGCEPVSVGELARATWDGVDTGNATLETNVDLTVEGDRGRLQQVFENLYRNAAEHAGDAVTVAVVETDCGFAVEDDGPGISESDRITVFEEGYTSGGGTGLGLSIVERVVDAHGWTVEVTAGRDGGARFEVDVEH
- a CDS encoding ABC transporter permease — protein: MTWLTVAKKDFRDAVQSRALWALVAVFVVLSLISTYAYVEVPEMLGSPAGATFGGLIFFTVALTSLFVPVAAIVVCYKSLAGERELGSIKLLLSLPTTRGQVFLGKVLGRAGVLAFGLGSGLVVGLGFGAAMLGEVDVLAVLVFVLATLSFAAVYTAIVVGISATTGSTSRATTLALGFFVVFELVWDVVPMGVLYVVEGFSFPTQIPDWVFLVTQISPSSAYFSTIVALLPDLADTAAADPGGAGVEVTAGEAEPFYTNPEVGILVLALWLLASLAVGYYRFNGTDL
- a CDS encoding ABC transporter ATP-binding protein, giving the protein MPAIELDGLTKRFGDVVAVDDLSLSVEEGEIFGFLGPNGAGKSTTIDILLDFTRPTAGTATVLGYDAQTEGETVRSRTGVLPDAYHVYDRLTGRQHVEFAIEMKGADDDAGALLERVRIADAADRKAGGYSKGMAQRLVLAMALVGDPDLLVLDEPSTGLDPNGAREMREIIREENARGTTVFFSSHIMEQVEAVCDRVAIINRGRLVATDTIDGLRDATETGETLYVSTERVDAAVLERVRSVNGVGTASIDDGRFRVTVDGVSKFAVLDAIDDVSSVQDFSVVESSLGDLFVRYTNEAQEVRR
- a CDS encoding FAD-dependent oxidoreductase, translated to MTDYVIIGDGIAGSSAAETLREEDPEATITVITDEGEPLYNRILIKEHAKGKLPEAPISIHDEEWYDERDIDLQLNTHVATVDPDAKQLRIHDGEDISYDKLLVATGGTPTQLPVPNSDAEGVHHFWTFQDARRIRESAEAAEEAAIVGAGLLGIDFAAVCGSQGVSGKYLMRGDRWWRYALSADGAEIMHEGMRDVGVEPVFDSGVSEFEVDDDGAVTAAVDPNGERYPCDFAGVAIGLTFNTEFLHGTGIEQESGIVVDEFMQTNLEDVYAAGDITRFYDVLLGEQAQNGSWGSAKEQGRVAAVNMAADDEDEAFEWVSSYSITHFDFPFLSFGHPTLGDEHAERKYSDTEWRRIAFKDGKVVGGVLIGDLSAQSTLKQLMREQRPVADQAEVLLEKRVDADDLAPLQEQ
- a CDS encoding DUF6149 family protein, translated to MKIRQNARHVASRKALETPGIRSVAKRGLVRLHTRIFSGKADPERVDERTDRLDALFGATVDTYLAALQAGYSEAEAREITHIQANFDFYNHGWTEMMEIPVDELEAHYDRHADFFDTWGITIADPLGEFEPAGGLPAAPSTPERLEDPDHPHAEGGFADDVYVEGPDGELVVGGDADVGEADISEAVGVDGADADDER
- a CDS encoding MFS transporter, translating into MALTANDRSIAGFTMAGHALVHWFETSIPILLVVWIAQFDVSVAVLGLVVALGYAPFGLGALPGGILADRYGTKRLVCWSLVGMSVAFLALAGAAVADSIWAIAVGLVLWGVAASVYHPAGLSLISTGVEDRGTVFAWHGIAGNAGIALGPFAAATLLIVVGWDAWYYVPALLAIPGFLAAAYGFGAEFDPTAAVADGALAAGEDGADDRFSLPDFLADSRTLFASAFAIVFVIVTFEGLYYRGMLTYLPEVLHNAPAIADLEFAPELERYEIDVEFYLYVGLLVAGMGGQYVGGKLTNRVSPAAGMGALFVVLATLALAFVPATAAGAAGLWPLVALCVVFGICLFAIQPFYQEAVAVYTPPESRGLSYGYTYLGEFGLGSASIALGGLALGVSQAWFFGLLAAFAAVGAALAVGLYSGVDRRRGGIGSTADD